From Amycolatopsis sp. cg9, one genomic window encodes:
- a CDS encoding helix-hairpin-helix domain-containing protein, with amino-acid sequence MFEQSARDPGPPVNDRLSWLADQLSPDASTVGPGGRLVRRWLPGGSAGPGRRRWALAGVLAAVVVIVLGSVALFGGRPAPEPLPALPSAKPAAEARAAPQAGLVVSVIGRVRSPGLVTVPAGARVADVLRAVGGAEPGADVSGLNLARKVTDGEQLAVGVPAPAAGPGAPAEGAKVDLNASTADQLDTLPGIGEVMAKRIVQWRTDHGGFTKIEQLRDVDGLGESKFEKLREKVTVG; translated from the coding sequence GTGTTCGAGCAGTCCGCCCGGGATCCGGGCCCTCCCGTCAACGACCGGCTCTCCTGGCTGGCCGACCAGCTCTCGCCCGATGCGAGCACGGTCGGGCCGGGCGGCCGGCTGGTCCGGCGCTGGCTGCCGGGCGGATCGGCCGGTCCCGGCCGCCGCCGGTGGGCGCTCGCCGGTGTCCTCGCCGCGGTCGTGGTGATCGTCCTCGGTTCGGTCGCGCTGTTCGGCGGCCGTCCGGCACCCGAGCCGCTGCCCGCGCTGCCGAGCGCGAAACCGGCGGCGGAGGCGCGGGCCGCGCCCCAGGCCGGCCTGGTCGTCAGCGTGATCGGGCGCGTCCGGTCACCGGGGCTGGTCACCGTGCCGGCGGGCGCCCGCGTCGCGGACGTGCTGCGCGCGGTGGGCGGGGCCGAGCCCGGCGCGGACGTCTCCGGGCTGAACCTCGCCCGCAAGGTGACCGACGGCGAACAGCTCGCGGTCGGCGTCCCGGCGCCCGCCGCCGGGCCCGGTGCGCCGGCCGAGGGCGCGAAGGTCGACCTCAACGCGTCGACCGCGGACCAGCTCGACACGCTGCCGGGCATCGGAGAGGTGATGGCGAAGCGGATCGTCCAGTGGCGGACCGACCACGGCGGCTTCACCAAGATCGAGCAGCTGCGCGATGTCGACGGCCTCGGCGAAAGCAAGTTCGAAAAGCTGCGGGAGAAGGTGACGGTCGGATGA
- a CDS encoding DegV family protein: MSVAVVTDSTAHLPEGFAERHAVRVVPLHVLVDGVVSLDGVETGPAAVAEAMKQRKIVTTSRPTPTEFAEVYRAALADGADSIVSVHLSRELSGTWEAAVLAAQEVGPDRVRVVDSRTTAMGLGFAALHAAGAAARGAEPAAVEAAAVTAAGCSSTLFVVETLDHLRRGGRIGPAAALLGTALAVKPVLHMADGRILPLEKVRTMNRAIARLVELAAEAAAEDDVELAVHHLASPERAVELANRLEEAVPRSAGCVVSELGAVIGAHTGPGVLGVVVQRTVPSRS, translated from the coding sequence GTGTCGGTCGCCGTAGTCACGGATTCCACCGCCCACCTGCCGGAGGGCTTCGCCGAACGGCACGCGGTCCGGGTGGTGCCGCTGCACGTCCTCGTCGACGGCGTCGTCTCCCTCGACGGCGTCGAGACCGGGCCCGCGGCGGTCGCCGAAGCGATGAAGCAGCGCAAGATCGTCACGACCTCGCGGCCGACGCCCACCGAATTCGCCGAGGTGTACCGCGCGGCGCTCGCCGACGGCGCGGACTCGATCGTCTCGGTCCACCTGTCGCGCGAGCTGTCCGGCACCTGGGAAGCGGCGGTGCTGGCGGCCCAGGAAGTGGGGCCCGACCGGGTCCGCGTGGTCGATTCGCGGACCACGGCGATGGGGCTGGGGTTCGCCGCGCTGCACGCCGCCGGCGCCGCGGCCAGGGGAGCCGAGCCGGCCGCGGTGGAGGCCGCCGCGGTGACGGCGGCCGGCTGCTCGTCGACGTTGTTCGTCGTCGAGACCCTCGACCACCTGCGCCGCGGCGGGCGGATCGGCCCGGCGGCGGCGCTGCTCGGCACCGCACTCGCGGTCAAGCCGGTGCTGCACATGGCCGACGGCCGGATCCTGCCGCTGGAGAAGGTCCGCACCATGAACCGGGCGATCGCGCGGCTGGTCGAGCTCGCCGCCGAAGCGGCGGCCGAAGACGACGTCGAACTCGCCGTGCACCACCTCGCGTCGCCGGAACGGGCGGTCGAACTGGCGAACCGGCTCGAGGAAGCCGTGCCGCGCTCGGCGGGCTGCGTGGTCTCGGAGCTGGGCGCGGTGATCGGGGCGCACACCGGGCCCGGCGTGCTGGGCGTGGTCGTCCAGCGCACGGTCCCGTCCCGGAGCTAG